One part of the Mytilus trossulus isolate FHL-02 chromosome 11, PNRI_Mtr1.1.1.hap1, whole genome shotgun sequence genome encodes these proteins:
- the LOC134690781 gene encoding cartilage acidic protein 1-like, whose amino-acid sequence MVYLSKKILCFALLMAVLTEYNHCVTGIFIKLPWLYKIKTEQLNYGVAVSDVDNDGDLEWIVAGFSGSNFVLKYNKKSGYLENIAQKNTPYKNLMDPKGQAIGVCACDIDGDGREEIYFLNTNKAYSGMSSYSDKLFKWRNGQYEDILLDSVNTNLQAKNYAGRSVACVDRFGSGKYSIAVATYSHGGKGNFALLEVDEFNPLTDRESGVLVIRNVAEETGISKSTGGRGLVVGPILNDIGMSDIFFANEGNEWIGNPGDNFLFKNLGHGTFVDIAAESGILDGKENGRGIALADLNNDGLLDIVNGNWEGNHRIFLQSKSKNGERYFRNVASAFFEQPSPIRTVLAADFDNDMQTDIFMNNILTGSQPQPNYLYGVKVLLDSNITIVERDIGEASEKEGYGTGAAYTDMDGDGVLDLLVSHGESNKQPLAVYTAKKEKTLHNNWLRVKPLTRYGAPARGALVSLNIDSGVRLTQVIDGGSGYLCQMEPVAHFGLGKHKAVTVEVLWTDGEKVSKKINNNEINKLIIIKHPVLENIYAETDIAKENSKLNVTVSTTVKEEL is encoded by the coding sequence ATGGTTTATTTAAGtaagaaaatattatgttttgcATTGTTAATGGCTGTATTAACTGAATATAACCACTGTGTTACCGGGATATTTATAAAGCTTCCTTggttatataaaattaaaactgaacAGCTAAATTATGGAGTGGCAGTTTCCGATGTTGACAATGACGGCGACCTTGAGTGGATAGTTGCTGGATTTTCTGGCTCGAATTTTGTTctcaaatacaataaaaaatctGGATATTTGGAGAATATTGCGCAAAAAAATACACCATATAAAAACTTAATGGATCCAAAAGGACAGGCAATTGGAGTTTGCGCGTGTGACATCGATGGTGACGGGCGAGAGGAAATTTACTTTCTGAACACCAATAAAGCATATTCAGGAATGTCAAGTTATAgtgacaaattatttaaatggaGAAATGGGCAGTACGAGGATATTTTATTAGATAGTGTAAACACAAATTTACAGGCTAAAAATTATGCAGGTAGATCCGTTGCGTGTGTGGATAGATTTGGGAGCGGGAAATACTCAATAGCAGTTGCTACATATTCACATGGCGGgaaaggaaattttgctttACTTGAAGTGGATGAGTTTAATCCCTTGACTGATCGGGAGAGCGGGGTATTAGTTATACGAAATGTGGCAGAGGAGACTGGTATATCAAAATCAACAGGTGGGCGTGGTCTTGTCGTTGGtcctatattaaatgatatTGGAATGTCCGATATTTTCTTTGCGAACGAAGGAAATGAATGGATCGGCAATCCTGGTGATAATTTTCTGTTCAAAAACCTAGGACATGGGACTTTTGTCGATATTGCAGCAGAATCTGGGATTCTTGACGGAAAGGAAAATGGACGCGGTATTGCATTGGCCGATTTGAACAATGATGGTCTACTTGATATTGTAAACGGAAACTGGGAGGGCAACCATCGAATATTCTTACAATCTAAAAGTAAAAATGGAGAAAGATATTTCAGAAACGTAGCTTCAGCATTTTTTGAACAACCATCACCAATAAGAACTGTTTTAGCTGCAGATTTCGACAATGATATGCAGActgatatttttatgaataatattttgacCGGAAGCCAACCACAACCAAATTATCTGTATGGTGTTAAAGTCTTGTTAGACTCGAATATTACTATTGTTGAGCGAGACATTGGGGAAGCATCTGAAAAGGAGGGCTATGGAACAGGCGCAGCCTACACGGATATGGATGGAGATGGTGTTTTAGATCTCCTAGTATCACATGGCGAAAGTAACAAACAACCTCTGGCAGTTTATACAGCAAAAAAGGAGAAAACCCTTCATAATAACTGGCTGCGGGTTAAACCGTTGACAAGGTACGGTGCTCCAGCACGAGGAGCGCTCGTGTCACTCAATATAGACTCAGGTGTCCGCTTAACACAGGTAATTGATGGCGGCTCTGGTTACCTGTGTCAAATGGAACCAGTTGCACATTTTGGTCTTGGGAAGCATAAAGCGGTTACCGTTGAAGTATTATGGACAGATGGCGAAAAAGtatcgaaaaaaataaataataatgaaattaataaattgatCATCATAAAACACCCAGTTCTTGAAAACATTTACGCAGAAACCGATATCGCAAAAGAAAATTCTAAATTGAATGTAACAGTCTCAACAACAGTGAAGGAGGAACTGTGA